The proteins below come from a single Streptosporangiales bacterium genomic window:
- a CDS encoding cellulase family glycosylhydrolase, with protein sequence MRRDSEHVVTGGDPVTWLGVNFWSRTGGPLMWRSYDPRVVREELAVLAAHGLTTTRSFFYWPDFHPEPDRVDEELVTHFRDFLDAHTEHGMTSIPTFVVGHMSGENWDPAWRDGRDLYADVWLVARQAWFVEQMTRRLHDHAAITGWLISNEMPIYGRLRDEPTAPTADVTSWATLMVQAVRAGGGTQPVSLGDGAWGIEVTGRDNGYSVRETGALVDFVGPHVYPTGSDQVRQHLTAAFVCELASVAGRPVVLEEYGLSSDAASEAYQGHYHRQVLHTSLLAGATGWLAWNNTDYDHLYDQDPYRHHPFEMHFGVTTNEGEPKAALRELAAFSRVLEQVDVARTRRDDADAALVVTTYFESAYPYSVSTDRTLLFDAMRQAYVAAREADVPLGVTREADGLTADARLYLLPSTRQLLAPTWHRLRELAEGGAVVYLSYCAGEDDTFHRGAWFPKLDEMFGVEHQLAYGLVEPIEDDVVELTVTEDFGSLGAGDVLRFRAAGNEHSRAYLPVVARDAKVVAVDGRGRPALLLHPVGDGAMVLGTYPLEYMAARTAWVNPDDGHRLYDALAAYARVRRRVVVRDPRVLADTRVHEDGRWFAWFVSESADELTVVPEAGDAELRPLGGGAPVAEVTLAPYGVEVLELEGRS encoded by the coding sequence ATGCGGCGCGACTCCGAGCACGTGGTGACGGGAGGCGATCCCGTCACCTGGCTGGGCGTGAACTTCTGGTCGCGTACGGGCGGTCCGCTGATGTGGCGCTCGTACGATCCACGCGTCGTGCGCGAGGAGCTCGCGGTGCTCGCCGCGCACGGGCTCACGACGACACGGTCGTTCTTCTACTGGCCGGACTTCCACCCCGAGCCCGACCGCGTCGACGAGGAGCTGGTCACGCACTTCCGCGACTTCCTCGACGCGCACACCGAGCACGGCATGACATCGATCCCCACGTTCGTCGTGGGACACATGTCGGGCGAGAACTGGGATCCCGCATGGCGCGACGGTCGCGACCTGTACGCCGACGTCTGGCTGGTCGCGCGGCAGGCCTGGTTCGTCGAGCAGATGACCCGGCGGCTGCACGACCACGCGGCGATCACCGGCTGGCTGATCAGCAACGAGATGCCCATCTACGGCCGGCTGCGTGACGAGCCGACCGCGCCGACGGCCGACGTCACGAGCTGGGCGACGCTGATGGTGCAGGCCGTACGGGCGGGTGGCGGCACCCAGCCGGTCTCGCTCGGCGACGGCGCCTGGGGGATCGAGGTGACCGGTCGCGACAACGGCTACTCCGTGCGCGAGACGGGCGCGCTCGTCGACTTCGTCGGACCGCACGTGTACCCCACCGGCTCCGACCAGGTGCGCCAGCACCTCACCGCCGCGTTCGTCTGCGAGCTGGCGTCGGTGGCCGGCAGGCCGGTCGTGCTGGAGGAGTACGGCCTGTCGTCCGACGCCGCGTCGGAGGCGTACCAGGGCCACTACCACCGCCAGGTGCTGCACACCTCGCTGCTCGCCGGCGCCACCGGCTGGCTCGCCTGGAACAACACCGACTACGACCACCTGTACGACCAGGACCCGTACCGGCATCACCCGTTCGAGATGCACTTCGGTGTCACCACGAACGAGGGTGAGCCGAAGGCTGCGTTGCGCGAGCTCGCGGCGTTCTCCCGGGTCCTCGAGCAGGTCGACGTCGCGCGTACGAGAAGGGACGACGCCGACGCCGCGCTCGTCGTCACGACGTACTTCGAGAGCGCCTATCCGTACTCCGTGTCCACCGACCGCACGTTGCTGTTCGACGCGATGCGTCAGGCGTACGTCGCCGCGCGTGAGGCCGACGTGCCGCTCGGCGTGACCCGTGAGGCTGACGGTCTCACCGCGGACGCGCGGCTCTACCTCCTGCCGTCGACGCGGCAGCTGCTCGCACCCACCTGGCACCGGCTCCGCGAGCTGGCCGAGGGCGGAGCGGTCGTGTACCTCTCGTACTGCGCGGGCGAGGACGACACCTTCCACCGCGGCGCGTGGTTCCCGAAGCTCGACGAGATGTTCGGGGTCGAGCATCAGCTCGCGTACGGGCTCGTCGAGCCGATCGAGGACGACGTCGTCGAACTGACGGTGACCGAGGACTTCGGCTCGCTCGGCGCGGGTGACGTGCTGCGGTTCCGTGCCGCGGGCAACGAGCACAGCCGCGCGTACCTGCCCGTGGTCGCGCGTGACGCCAAGGTCGTCGCTGTCGACGGGCGTGGACGGCCCGCCCTGCTGCTGCACCCGGTCGGCGACGGCGCGATGGTGCTCGGCACGTACCCGCTGGAGTACATGGCGGCGCGCACGGCGTGGGTCAACCCCGACGACGGGCACCGGCTGTACGACGCGCTCGCCGCGTACGCCCGCGTGCGCCGGCGCGTGGTCGTCCGCGACCCACGGGTGCTCGCGGACACGCGCGTGCACGAGGACGGGCGGTGGTTCGCGTGGTTTGTCAGCGAGAGCGCGGACGAGCTGACCGTCGTCCCGGAGGCGGGGGACGCAGAGCTGCGACCGCTGGGCGGTGGCGCTCCCGTCGCCGAGGTCACCCTCGCGCCGTACGGTGTCGAGGTGCTGGAGTTGGAGGGACGCTCATGA
- a CDS encoding ABC transporter permease subunit, with product MHESRTFQVIRAVGLTLLTVFVLAPLFVMVSSALKPLGDVQGEFRWIPSSVTLRPFVDIWSTIPLAKYFANSLLVSLAATLFSVVIAILAAYAVSRYSFRGRGFFRMTVLSTQMFPGILFLLPLYLIYVNISQVTGIALNGSRLGLVLTYLTFSLPFSIWMLAGYFESIPRGLDEAAMVDGAGPMRIVWRIVVPAARPGIVAVAIYAFMTAWGETLFASVMTNDSSQTLAIGLREYSTQVRVYWNQVMAASLVVSVPVVVGFLLLQRHLVRGLAGAVK from the coding sequence ATGCATGAGTCCCGTACGTTCCAGGTCATCAGGGCCGTCGGCCTCACGCTGCTGACGGTCTTCGTGCTCGCGCCGCTGTTCGTCATGGTCAGCTCGGCGCTGAAGCCGCTCGGCGACGTGCAGGGCGAGTTCCGCTGGATCCCCAGCTCGGTGACGCTGCGGCCGTTCGTCGACATCTGGTCGACGATCCCACTCGCGAAGTACTTCGCGAACAGCCTCCTCGTCTCCCTCGCCGCCACGTTGTTCTCGGTCGTGATCGCGATCCTCGCGGCGTACGCGGTGAGCAGGTACAGCTTCCGCGGCCGCGGGTTCTTCCGCATGACCGTGCTGTCGACGCAGATGTTCCCCGGCATCCTCTTCCTGCTGCCGCTGTACCTCATCTACGTCAACATCAGCCAGGTCACCGGCATCGCGCTCAACGGCAGCAGGCTCGGCCTGGTGCTCACGTACCTGACGTTCTCGCTGCCGTTCTCGATCTGGATGCTGGCCGGCTACTTCGAGTCGATCCCGCGTGGCCTCGACGAGGCGGCGATGGTCGACGGCGCCGGGCCGATGCGCATCGTGTGGCGGATCGTCGTGCCCGCCGCGCGGCCGGGCATCGTCGCGGTGGCGATCTACGCGTTCATGACCGCGTGGGGCGAGACGCTGTTCGCCTCGGTCATGACCAACGACTCCTCGCAGACGCTCGCGATCGGGCTGCGTGAGTACTCGACCCAGGTCCGCGTCTACTGGAACCAGGTCATGGCCGCGTCACTGGTCGTGAGCGTGCCGGTGGTCGTCGGGTTCCTGTTGCTGCAACGTCATCTGGTCCGCGGGCTCGCGGGCGCGGTCAAGTAA